In the Natronoglycomyces albus genome, TCCAAAAGATCCTTGACAGCCTCAGAGGCCTTGTCCGAAGCCACCTTGGCCTGTCCCGCCCGACGGCGCGCATAGCGCTGCTGTGACCATCCGCCGGCCTTGGTCTTACCTTGAACGTATGAAGATCCTGTGCGGCTTCGTACTAGCCTCTGCCCCTCGAAGAGTCCAACGCTGAACGTACGGCGACGCGCCAACAGCAGACCGATGAGGCGCGGCTCGGCGGCCCGCTGGGCAAGCGTGTGCGCCATGTCCTCCCACTGCCTCGCAGCATCGCCCTGAGCGTCGGGCAGGTCGACCTCAACCTTCTGACGGGCCGCAAGCCACGCGGCGGGAATATCGCCCGTCTGCGCCCAAGCGACCTCACACCGGGCTTCGTCAGCTCCGGTCAGTTGCCATACGCCGTTAACCAGGCGAGCCGAGACAATCGAATGCCGCCGATCAAACCCGTGAACCCA is a window encoding:
- a CDS encoding acVLRF1 family peptidyl-tRNA hydrolase, coding for MAVRSREAPGGGRILEIPAARIDRWVHGFDRRHSIVSARLVNGVWQLTGADEARCEVAWAQTGDIPAAWLAARQKVEVDLPDAQGDAARQWEDMAHTLAQRAAEPRLIGLLLARRRTFSVGLFEGQRLVRSRTGSSYVQGKTKAGGWSQQRYARRRAGQAKVASDKASEAVKDLLESKVRRLDTVVTGGDKPTVDAILADTTLAAVNAKRSLLHLGDVGEAKKAVLLDCADRINGFLVHLIE